From the genome of Pelobacter propionicus DSM 2379, one region includes:
- a CDS encoding EamA family transporter translates to MSTLAFSLIVASAVMHALWNLLVKRCRHKTVFIWWMFVASGTLFTLTLPFVPEQFTWPSRHTLLMASIGAVCFVLYHLLNGRAYRDGDLSVVYPLSQTSIIYVPIWGMTLLGERLTLTGLCGILLVILGTYSVQLRRLSLSDMLRPFRDLKSVSVRASLGAGFIYSIGSIAEKNGVKYCPPLLFTYVLVMMMLLLMSLNLCRSRYRLLIGEELRENWRLILCSGPVVMASFLTFRYGLNLAPVSYAVPVRQVSIMVGVLIGIFFLGESCAKIRIMAAALILCGAILIRLG, encoded by the coding sequence ATGTCAACTCTCGCCTTCAGCCTGATCGTCGCCTCGGCGGTGATGCACGCCCTCTGGAACCTGCTGGTGAAGCGTTGCCGCCACAAGACCGTCTTCATCTGGTGGATGTTCGTGGCCTCCGGTACGCTCTTCACCCTGACCCTCCCCTTCGTACCGGAGCAATTCACCTGGCCAAGCCGGCACACCCTGCTGATGGCATCCATAGGAGCGGTCTGTTTCGTGCTCTACCACCTGCTGAACGGCCGCGCCTACCGGGACGGCGACCTGTCGGTGGTCTACCCCCTCTCCCAGACCTCCATCATCTACGTGCCGATCTGGGGTATGACCCTTTTGGGCGAGCGGCTTACCCTGACCGGTTTATGTGGTATCCTGCTGGTTATCCTGGGCACCTACTCGGTGCAATTGCGGCGCTTGTCCCTGTCGGACATGCTGCGCCCCTTCCGTGATCTGAAGAGCGTCTCGGTCAGGGCCTCGCTAGGGGCCGGTTTCATCTACTCCATCGGCTCCATCGCCGAAAAAAACGGGGTCAAGTACTGCCCCCCGCTCCTTTTTACCTATGTTCTGGTCATGATGATGCTACTGCTCATGTCGCTCAACCTGTGCCGCTCCAGGTACCGCCTGCTGATCGGAGAGGAGCTGCGCGAAAACTGGCGGCTGATCCTCTGCAGCGGACCGGTGGTGATGGCATCATTTCTCACCTTCCGCTACGGACTCAACCTGGCGCCGGTGAGCTACGCGGTTCCAGTGCGACAGGTCAGTATCATGGTGGGGGTGTTGATCGGCATCTTCTTCCTGGGAGAATCCTGCGCCAAGATCAGGATCATGGCTGCCGCCCTGATCCTCTGCGGTGCGATTCTGATACGACTGGGATAG